From the Macaca thibetana thibetana isolate TM-01 chromosome 12, ASM2454274v1, whole genome shotgun sequence genome, one window contains:
- the MAB21L4 gene encoding protein mab-21-like 4 isoform X2 yields the protein MHAGVQGWDAAACRWGPAERAAGSLNVASLREEQLHLSLLVSSGWRTINFHVVPVVRRKLGVPALEGAQQMPGFPEGSLRRILSQGVDLVPASTQLWRTSTDYLLTRLLGELGSLQGHRLDSLSILDRVNHESWRDGGRTDGLTFGHLKTVLLWASVLFPAPEDWAELQGAVYRLLVVLLCCLATRKLPHILHPQRNLLQGSGLDLRAIYERVEGFASQPEAALRIHATHLGRSPPPRIGSGLKALLQLPASDPTYWATAYFDVLLDKFQVLNIQDKDRISAMQSIFQKTRTLGSEES from the exons TGCAGGTTCGCTGAACGTGGCCAGCCTGAGGGAGGAGCAGCTCCACCTGTCCTTGCTGGTGTCCAGTGGCTGGAGAACAATCAACTTCCATGTGGTGCCCGTGGTGAGAAGGAAGCTTGGGGTGCCTGCCCTGGAGGGGGCCCAGCAGATGCCTGGGTTCCCTGAGGGCAGCTTGAGAAGGATCCTCAGCCAAGGGGTGGACCTGGTGCCGGCCAGCACCCAGCTCTGGAG GACCTCCACTGACTACCTGCTCACCAGGCTGCTGGGGGAGCTGGGCTCCCTGCAGGGCCATCGCCTGGACAGCCTCTCCATCCTCGACCGGGTCAACCACGAGAGCTGGCGAGACGGTGGCCGGACTGACGGCCTGACCTTTGGCCACCTGAAG ACGGTGCTGCTGTGGGCCTCCGTGCTCTTCCCAGCGCCCGAGGACTGGGCAGAGCTGCAGGGCGCCGTGTACCGCCTGCTGGTGGTGCTGCTCTGTTGCCTGGCCACGCGGAAGCTGCCCCACATCCTCCACCCTCAGCGCAACCTGCTGCAGGGCAGCGGCCTGGACCTCCGCGCCATCTACGAGCGTGTGGAGGGCTTCGCCAGCCAGCCCGAGGCGGCCCTGCGCATCCACGCCACCCACCTGGGCCGCAGCCCCCCGCCGCGCATTGGCTCCGGGCTCAAGGCACTCCTGCAGCTGCCGGCCAGTGACCCCACTTACTGGGCCACTGCCTACTTCGACGTCCTGCTGGACAAG ttccaggtccTCAACATCCAGGATAAGGACCGGATCTCTGCCATGCAGAGCATCTTCCAGAAGACCAGGACTCTGGGCAGCGAGGAGAGCTGA
- the AGXT gene encoding alanine--glyoxylate aminotransferase yields MFQALAKSSAAPGPQAAGWVQTMASHKLLVPPPKALLKPLSIPKRLLLGPGPSNLPPRIMSAGGMQIIGPMDKEMYQIMDEIKEGIQYVFQTRNPLTLVITGSGHCALEAALVNVLEPGDSFLVGVNGIWGQRAMDIGERMGARVHPMTKDPGGHYTLQEVEEGLAQHKPVLLFLTHGESSTGVLQPLDDFGELCHRYKCLLLVDSVVSLGGTPLYMDQQGIDILYSGSQKVLNAPPGTSFISFSDKAKKKMYSRKTKPFSFYLDIKWLANFWGCDGQPRMYHHTIPVISLYSLRESLALIAEQGLENSWRQHRETTAYLHGRLQALGLQLFVKDPALRLPMVTTVVVPAGYDWRDIVSYVLDHFDIEIMGGLGPSAGKVLRIGLLGCNATRENVDRVTEALGAALQHCPKNKL; encoded by the exons ATGTTCCAGGCTCTGGCCAAGTCCAGTGCAGCCCCAGGTCCCCAAGCGGCAGGTTGGGTGCAGACCATGGCCTCTCACAAGCTGCTGGTGCCCCCGCCCAAGGCCCTGCTCAAGCCCCTCTCCATCCCCAAGCGGCTCCTGCTGGGGCCCGGTCCCTCCAACCTGCCTCCTCGCATCATGTCGGCCGGAGGAATGCAGATCATCGGGCCAATGGACAAGGAGATGTACCAG ATCATGGACGAGATCAAGGAAGGCATCCAGTACGTGTTCCAGACCAGGAACCCGCTCACACTGGTCATCACTGGCTCCGGACACTGTGCCCTGGAGGCCGCCCTGGTCAATGTGCTGGAGCCTGGGGACTCCTTCCTGGTCGGGGTCAATGGCATTTGGGGGCAGCGAGCCATGGACATCGGGGAGCGCATGG GAGCCCGAGTGCACCCAATGACCAAGGACCCTGGAGGCCACTACACActgcaggaggtggaggag ggcctggcccagCACAAGCCGGTGCTGCTGTTCTTGACCCACGGGGAGTCGTCCACCGGCGTGCTGCAGCCCCTTGACGATTTTGGGGAACTCTGCCACAG GTACAAGTGCCTGCTCCTGGTGGATTCGGTGGTATCCCTGGGTGGGACCCCTCTCTACATGGACCAGCAAG GCATCGACATCCTGTACTCGGGCTCCCAGAAGGTCCTGAACGCCCCCCCAGGGACCTCGTTCATCTCCTTCAGTGACAAGGCCAA AAAGAAGATGTACTCCCGCAAGACGAAGCCCTTCTCCTTCTACCTGGACATCAAGTGGCTGGCCAACTTCTGGGGTTGTGACGGCCAGCCCAGGAT GTACCATCACACGATCCCCGTCATCAGCCTGTACAGCCTGAGAGAGAGCCTGGCCCTCATTGCAGAACAG GGCCTGGAGAACAGCTGGCGCCAGCACCGCGAGACCACAGCGTATCTGCATGGGCGCCTGCAGGCACTGGGGTTGCAGCTCTTCGTGAAGGACCCA GCGCTCCGGCTGCCCATGGTCACTACCGTAGTTGTGCCCGCTGGCTATGACTGGCGAGACATCGTCAGCTACGTCTTGGACCATTTCGACATTGAGATCATGGGCGGCCTCGGGCCCTCCGCAGGGAAG GTGCTGCGGATCGGCCTGCTGGGCTGCAATGCCACCCGCGAGAATGTGGACCGCGTGACGGAGGCCCTGGGGGCGGCCTTGCAGCACTGCCCCAAGAACAAGCTGTGA
- the LOC126932822 gene encoding uncharacterized protein LOC126932822, whose product MMCGLPVSRCYRRCCQASPPCTILIEPRLHQPVGTSRLQVAIGGIRPFTGGSWVPRKGRIGVKPTASTGGRDPWATGPVHVMQWCLGGVQHKVPPPGHGLNGRTWFWHVRVPPNGCHPAAPDDTPCPGVAVLVPCPGVAVLVPCPGVAHLVPCPGEAVWVLYPGLVGHEGCHTCLCRDLIPGTTPPMLSLLLRPCLAQVPVPRTGCKTKPCVDSLPVLGRESSRVEAGLSPDLLSVKWSKVLTWGDRADVRGHG is encoded by the coding sequence ATGATGTGCGGCCTGCCAGTCTCGCGGTGCTATCGCCGCTGCTGCCAGGCGTCCCCGCCGTGCACCATTTTAATTGAACCCCGGCTACACCAGCCTGTCGGGACATCCAGGCTGCAGGTGGCCATCGGGGGCATTCGCCCTTTCACAGGCGGCAGCTGGGTTCCAAGAAAGGGGAGGATTGGTGTAAAACCCACCGCCTCAACTGGAGGGCGGGACCCCTGGGCCACGGGGCCTGTGCATGTAATGCAGTGGTGCCTCGGGGGTGTCCAGCACAAGGTGCCCCCTCCAGGCCATGGCCTGAATGGCAGGACTTGGTTCTGGCACGTGAGGGTCCCGCCGAACGGATGCCACCCAGCGGCTCCTGATGATACACCATGTCCTGGGGTAGCTGTTCTGGTGCCATGTCCTGGGGTAGCTGTTCTGGTGCCATGTCCTGGGGTAGCTCATCTGGTGCCATGTCCTGGGGAAGCTGTTTGGGTGCTGTACCCGGGTCTGGTGGGCCATGAGGGCTGCCACACATGCCTATGCCGTGACCTCATCCCTGGAACAACCCCTCCCATGCTGAGCCTGCTGCTGCGTCCCTGCTTGGCACAGGTGCCTGTGCCCAGGACTGGGTGTAAAACCAAGCCCTGTGTGGACAGCCTGCCCGTGCTAGGCCGGGAGTCCAGCCGTGTGGAGGCAGGGCTGTCCCCGGACCTCTTGTCTGTGAAGTGGAGTAAAGTTCTCACCTGGGGTGACAGGGCAGATGTCAGGGGCCACGGGTGA